The Methylomonas koyamae genome has a segment encoding these proteins:
- a CDS encoding ATP-binding protein, translating into MDSATPDQNQRPTILLVDDEPINLSVFGEFLTRYYQVLVATGGQSALKLANSKAKPDLILLDVMMPGMDGYQVLAELKAQADTRDIPVIFITALTSDLEEERGLALGAVDYIYKPCHLSILLARIGTQLELKKARDWLRNQNAVLEAEVERRQKENQLVQMQLLQSEKLAAIGQLAAGIAHEINNPVGFVNSNLNTLSGYLADLFCVMDAYAAALAANQIAEPARSELQALLAKKQLTYLREDIPDLLAESREGLARVRGIVQDLKDFAHSDSDTWELSDLHKGLDSTLNIICNELKYHCKIVKEYAEIPQIYCLPSQLNQVFMNLLVNAGQAIETQGVVTVRTGCQENEVWVEIGDNGRGIAPEHISRLFEPFFTTKPVGKGTGLGLSISRNIVTKHGGRIEVDSEPGRGSRFRVCLPIARPQPA; encoded by the coding sequence ATGGATTCAGCCACACCCGACCAAAACCAACGCCCCACCATTTTGCTGGTGGACGACGAACCGATCAATTTATCGGTCTTCGGCGAATTTCTGACGCGTTACTACCAGGTATTGGTGGCAACCGGCGGCCAGAGCGCGTTGAAACTGGCCAATAGCAAGGCCAAACCGGATTTGATTCTGCTGGACGTGATGATGCCGGGCATGGACGGTTACCAGGTACTGGCCGAATTGAAGGCCCAAGCCGACACCCGCGACATCCCGGTGATCTTCATCACCGCGCTGACGTCGGATCTGGAGGAAGAGCGCGGCTTGGCCTTGGGTGCGGTCGATTACATCTACAAGCCCTGCCATTTGTCGATTCTTTTGGCCCGCATCGGAACCCAACTCGAATTAAAAAAGGCCCGCGACTGGTTGCGCAACCAGAATGCCGTTTTGGAAGCGGAAGTCGAACGCCGGCAAAAGGAAAACCAGTTGGTGCAGATGCAGTTGTTGCAGTCGGAAAAGCTCGCCGCGATCGGCCAGTTGGCGGCCGGCATTGCCCACGAGATCAACAATCCGGTCGGTTTCGTCAACTCCAATCTGAATACCTTGTCCGGCTATCTGGCAGACCTGTTCTGCGTGATGGATGCCTATGCCGCCGCGCTGGCGGCCAACCAGATCGCCGAACCGGCGCGGAGCGAGTTGCAGGCGCTACTGGCGAAAAAACAGTTAACGTATTTGCGCGAGGACATTCCGGATTTGCTGGCCGAATCGCGGGAAGGTTTGGCGCGGGTGCGCGGCATCGTCCAGGACTTGAAGGATTTCGCCCATTCCGACAGCGACACCTGGGAACTCAGCGATTTGCACAAAGGCCTGGATTCGACGCTGAACATCATTTGCAACGAATTGAAATACCACTGCAAAATCGTCAAGGAATACGCCGAGATTCCGCAGATTTATTGCCTACCGTCGCAATTGAACCAGGTCTTCATGAATCTGCTGGTCAACGCCGGCCAAGCCATCGAAACCCAGGGCGTGGTCACCGTGCGCACCGGTTGCCAGGAAAACGAGGTTTGGGTCGAGATCGGCGACAACGGCAGAGGTATTGCCCCCGAGCACATCAGCCGCTTGTTCGAACCGTTCTTCACCACCAAACCGGTCGGCAAGGGCACCGGCCTGGGCTTGTCGATTTCGCGCAATATCGTCACCAAGCACGGCGGCCGGATCGAAGTGGACAGCGAGCCGGGCCGGGGCAGCCGGTTTCGGGTCTGCCTGCCGATCGCTCGGCCGCAACCGGCCTGA
- a CDS encoding uroporphyrinogen decarboxylase family protein, with the protein MTPLQILAAAQNGTPAPRIPVFCNLLDQGAREMGLRPQNYFADGAAVAEAQLRMQRRYGHDNVWSLHYVGKEAELLGCKEILFADDGVPNVADFVIKSLDDIAKFEIPADITQTEAWQPIGECLSILADEVGATHPICAYATASTTLPAILMGMDKWMELFLLGPFDLRDELLRKCSDFFHQEIAALRAAGADVLIYSTPFGSPYFVGRRQVEASVLPWMRRDLVPGGVEGIVYYCGMAPFNEVIDLVFAELGITTHYLGPLADLAEAKALIGNRGLCCGVIDDIRMIHWTPEQTRAEVKRIIEIGKPGGHFLFGNGVMPLAVPEANIRAMLAAAFEYGSWQ; encoded by the coding sequence GTGACGCCGCTACAAATATTGGCCGCCGCGCAAAACGGCACTCCGGCGCCGCGAATTCCGGTGTTTTGCAACTTGCTCGACCAAGGCGCCCGCGAAATGGGCCTGCGGCCGCAAAACTATTTTGCCGACGGTGCCGCGGTCGCCGAAGCCCAATTACGCATGCAACGGCGGTACGGCCACGACAATGTTTGGAGTTTGCACTATGTCGGTAAAGAGGCCGAACTATTGGGTTGTAAAGAAATCCTGTTCGCGGACGACGGCGTGCCGAATGTTGCCGACTTCGTGATCAAAAGCCTGGACGACATCGCTAAATTCGAAATCCCGGCCGACATCACTCAAACCGAAGCCTGGCAGCCGATCGGCGAATGTCTGTCGATATTGGCCGACGAAGTCGGCGCCACCCATCCGATTTGCGCGTATGCGACGGCCTCGACCACGCTGCCCGCCATCCTGATGGGCATGGATAAATGGATGGAGTTGTTTTTGCTCGGTCCGTTCGACTTGCGCGACGAGTTACTGCGCAAATGTTCCGATTTTTTCCACCAGGAGATTGCCGCTTTGCGCGCCGCCGGCGCCGATGTACTGATCTACTCCACCCCGTTCGGTTCGCCTTATTTCGTCGGTCGCCGCCAAGTCGAAGCCAGCGTGCTGCCGTGGATGCGGCGCGACTTGGTCCCGGGTGGAGTGGAAGGTATTGTCTATTATTGCGGCATGGCGCCGTTCAACGAAGTCATCGATTTGGTGTTCGCCGAGTTGGGAATCACGACGCATTATCTTGGACCGCTTGCGGATTTGGCCGAAGCCAAAGCCTTGATCGGCAACCGGGGGCTATGCTGCGGTGTGATCGACGATATCCGCATGATCCACTGGACGCCGGAGCAGACCCGGGCCGAAGTCAAACGCATCATCGAAATCGGCAAGCCCGGCGGCCATTTCTTGTTCGGCAACGGCGTGATGCCATTGGCGGTGCCGGAAGCCAATATCCGGGCGATGTTGGCCGCTGCCTTCGAATACGGGAGTTGGCAATGA
- a CDS encoding ASKHA domain-containing protein, with amino-acid sequence MNSESRPPAAGSPVDVVCGDRQRTLQIGPQTSVRHALDTGELRVRAACGGLGTCGACLITVLEGDFNPPTMAERQKLLPEDLAQGRRLACQLYARGPAKLSLEHPAPESVWKSLDSACRLCTAGNPALGDYPFGVAVDLGTTHIRLSLWQRQTGRRIGSRIGINPQLSHGADVLTRLDAERLAPAQSRVLAGEARKAVIEGVRDILSRDLGEIAPILAQIGKVLIVGNTAMLSLICGASGDSLYDPANWQAPIACIPDDAAAWRERWRMPHADIEIGQPLAGFVGSDLLAALIAADITAQPAPAMLADFGTNTEIALWDGSRIWATSVPGGPAFEGVGIRNGIGAEAGAIHRVEPGAGIPRLHTLDAAPARGFCGSGFIDAVALLLAEGLLKPSGRFAAPQPAAGLRLDPDNPRTAIFASDIDIFQRAKASTAAAMAQLAVFAGLDLARLDSFWICGSFGRHLQLSAAIRLGLLPVLSPARFRLLADASLAGCEKLLLAAEPGKFKAEITQRIEVVNLGGVVEYENRFIDHLRLQPIGATE; translated from the coding sequence ATGAATAGCGAAAGCCGGCCGCCGGCCGCCGGATCGCCGGTCGATGTCGTTTGCGGCGACCGGCAGCGGACGCTGCAAATCGGCCCGCAAACGTCGGTGCGCCACGCCCTGGATACCGGCGAATTGCGGGTCCGCGCCGCCTGCGGCGGCTTGGGGACCTGCGGCGCCTGTCTGATCACCGTTCTGGAAGGGGATTTCAACCCGCCGACAATGGCCGAACGGCAAAAACTGTTGCCGGAAGACCTGGCACAGGGCCGGCGACTGGCTTGCCAGTTGTATGCCCGCGGCCCGGCGAAGTTGTCTCTGGAGCATCCTGCACCGGAGTCGGTATGGAAAAGTCTGGACAGCGCTTGCCGCTTGTGCACGGCAGGCAACCCCGCGCTGGGCGATTATCCTTTCGGCGTTGCGGTCGATCTCGGCACCACCCACATTCGCTTGTCGCTATGGCAGCGGCAAACCGGCCGCCGGATCGGCAGCCGGATCGGCATCAATCCCCAGCTTAGCCACGGCGCCGACGTTTTGACCCGGCTGGATGCCGAACGCCTGGCCCCGGCACAGAGCCGGGTGCTGGCCGGCGAAGCGCGCAAGGCGGTGATCGAGGGTGTTCGCGACATCCTTAGCCGCGATTTGGGCGAAATCGCGCCGATTCTGGCGCAAATCGGTAAAGTGCTGATCGTCGGCAATACCGCGATGCTGAGTCTGATTTGCGGCGCAAGCGGCGACAGCCTATACGATCCGGCAAATTGGCAAGCGCCGATTGCCTGTATCCCGGACGACGCGGCCGCCTGGCGCGAGCGCTGGCGCATGCCGCATGCCGATATCGAAATTGGCCAGCCCCTGGCCGGCTTTGTCGGTTCGGACCTGTTGGCCGCGTTGATTGCCGCCGACATCACCGCTCAGCCCGCTCCGGCCATGCTGGCGGATTTCGGCACCAATACCGAGATCGCGTTGTGGGACGGCAGCCGCATATGGGCTACTTCGGTGCCGGGCGGTCCGGCATTCGAAGGCGTCGGCATCCGTAACGGTATCGGCGCGGAGGCGGGGGCAATCCACCGGGTCGAGCCCGGCGCCGGCATCCCGCGGTTACATACCCTAGACGCCGCGCCGGCCCGTGGTTTTTGCGGTAGCGGCTTTATCGATGCCGTTGCGCTGCTGCTGGCGGAGGGGCTGTTGAAGCCGTCCGGCCGTTTCGCCGCGCCGCAACCGGCGGCGGGCTTGCGGTTGGACCCGGACAATCCGCGTACCGCTATTTTTGCGAGCGACATCGACATTTTCCAGCGCGCTAAAGCTTCGACCGCGGCGGCCATGGCACAATTAGCGGTGTTCGCCGGGCTCGATTTGGCCCGCCTCGACAGCTTCTGGATTTGCGGTAGTTTCGGCCGGCATTTGCAACTGTCCGCCGCCATCCGTCTCGGCCTGCTGCCGGTTTTGAGTCCGGCGCGTTTCCGGCTGCTGGCCGACGCCAGTCTGGCCGGCTGCGAGAAACTGTTGCTGGCGGCGGAGCCGGGTAAATTCAAAGCCGAAATCACGCAGCGGATCGAGGTCGTCAATCTCGGCGGGGTTGTCGAATACGAAAACCGCTTCATCGACCACTTGCGCCTGCAACCCATCGGCGCTACGGAGTAA
- a CDS encoding DUF1638 domain-containing protein — protein MKTFTLNPEPQPALTLVGCGILRKEVDRLIEKNHWNVHTHYLNSALHNYLNRLSTELNQALEEREKLGEKTVVFYGSCHPLMENYLEGHHTCRTHGQNCIVMLLGYERFMQELEQGAYFLLEDWALTWEPMITACFGNNNAVVREIFHSSHKYILALRTPCNSDFTSAAEAAARFVDLPLRWQDVDLSHLELVLADAIQRRLAAEP, from the coding sequence ATGAAAACGTTTACTTTGAATCCGGAGCCGCAACCCGCCTTAACCTTGGTTGGCTGCGGTATCCTGCGCAAGGAAGTGGACCGTTTGATCGAAAAGAACCATTGGAACGTGCACACCCATTACTTGAATTCGGCGTTGCACAATTATTTGAACCGCTTGTCGACCGAATTGAACCAAGCCCTGGAAGAGCGCGAGAAACTGGGCGAGAAGACCGTGGTGTTCTACGGCAGTTGCCATCCGTTGATGGAAAATTATCTGGAAGGCCACCATACCTGCCGTACTCATGGCCAAAACTGCATCGTCATGCTGCTCGGTTACGAGCGTTTCATGCAGGAGCTGGAACAGGGCGCCTATTTTCTGTTGGAAGATTGGGCCCTGACCTGGGAGCCGATGATCACCGCTTGCTTCGGCAACAATAACGCCGTTGTTCGCGAGATTTTCCACAGCAGCCACAAATACATTCTGGCGCTGCGCACACCCTGCAACTCCGACTTTACCAGCGCTGCCGAGGCTGCGGCGCGCTTTGTCGATTTGCCGCTACGCTGGCAGGACGTCGACCTGAGCCATCTGGAATTGGTGCTGGCGGATGCCATTCAACGCCGTTTGGCGGCCGAACCCTAA
- a CDS encoding response regulator, with product MNASPAKILIVDDEPNVLKALGRLLKAYATVTVESAEEALLIAEQQAFDLVISDYRMPGINGIDFLILFKRLQPDAIRVVLTGFADLEGAQHAINEAEVFRFINKPWSNLEIVHVVESGLAHKRMLLENRALADQVRAQQKLLAEKDALIRALEAEEPGITKVNWAADGSIILDDADLE from the coding sequence ATGAATGCAAGTCCCGCTAAAATTTTGATCGTCGACGACGAACCCAACGTACTGAAAGCTCTCGGCCGTTTATTGAAGGCCTACGCCACGGTAACCGTGGAAAGCGCCGAGGAAGCGTTGCTGATTGCAGAGCAGCAGGCGTTCGATCTGGTGATTTCCGACTACCGGATGCCGGGCATCAATGGCATCGACTTCCTGATTCTGTTCAAACGGCTGCAACCGGATGCGATTCGGGTGGTATTGACCGGCTTTGCCGATTTGGAAGGCGCGCAGCATGCCATCAACGAGGCCGAGGTGTTCCGTTTCATCAACAAGCCGTGGAGCAATCTGGAAATCGTCCACGTCGTGGAAAGCGGGCTGGCGCATAAACGCATGCTGCTGGAAAACCGGGCGCTGGCAGACCAAGTGCGGGCCCAGCAGAAATTGCTGGCGGAAAAGGATGCGCTGATTCGCGCGCTGGAAGCCGAGGAGCCGGGGATTACCAAGGTCAATTGGGCCGCGGACGGTTCGATTATTCTGGACGACGCCGATCTGGAGTAA
- a CDS encoding HD domain-containing phosphohydrolase codes for MNANIEAPTAQLLFVDDEPNVLKALKRLFRSAEYAVHLAESGAAGLEILRTQAIDLIISDMRMPQMDGAEFLSRAAENHPDTVRILLTGYADIESTIAAVNNGRIYSYCSKPWEDNELKILVNNALDQKRLREERQRLYDIVQRQNLELKELNSSLEEKVEKRTEQLKKSLQVIEQANESLKRQYNESVKAFARIIEMRPGIKSGHAKYIAEHAKEVAQRLGLPPAEVRNVVFAGLLLQIGKMSLPDSLLTLPHFSMNGQQRKRFLNHAQEGYQLLAGIEPLHHAAELVAHQYEYYDGSGYPAGLAGAAIPLGSRILTVIREYITMLDGSITGSTMSTEQVKARLLSKKGIHYDPQVVDTFLAVLEETRANDERPVIEISWTQLQAGMEAAEVLCNDVLYLKDQILTDKHVEDILGLRKHGKSLVLRVRLGQGQGQGH; via the coding sequence ATGAATGCGAATATCGAAGCCCCGACCGCGCAACTGCTGTTCGTCGACGACGAGCCGAACGTACTGAAAGCCTTGAAACGCCTGTTCCGCTCGGCGGAATACGCCGTGCACCTGGCCGAGAGCGGTGCTGCCGGCCTGGAGATCCTGCGAACCCAAGCGATCGATTTGATCATTTCCGACATGCGCATGCCGCAGATGGACGGTGCCGAGTTTTTGAGCCGGGCCGCGGAGAACCATCCGGACACGGTGCGGATTCTGTTGACCGGTTACGCCGATATCGAATCGACCATCGCCGCAGTCAACAATGGCCGGATTTACAGCTACTGCAGCAAGCCCTGGGAAGACAACGAGCTGAAAATCCTGGTCAACAACGCGCTGGACCAAAAACGCCTGCGCGAGGAACGCCAACGCCTGTACGACATCGTCCAGCGCCAGAACCTGGAATTGAAGGAACTCAATTCCAGCCTGGAGGAAAAAGTCGAAAAGCGTACCGAGCAATTGAAAAAGTCGCTGCAGGTGATCGAACAAGCCAACGAATCGTTGAAAAGGCAGTACAACGAGTCGGTCAAAGCCTTCGCCAGGATCATCGAAATGCGTCCCGGCATCAAGAGCGGCCACGCCAAATACATCGCCGAACATGCCAAGGAAGTGGCGCAGCGGCTGGGTTTGCCGCCGGCGGAGGTCAGAAACGTGGTGTTTGCCGGCTTGCTGCTGCAAATCGGCAAAATGAGCCTGCCGGACAGTTTGCTGACGCTGCCGCATTTTTCGATGAACGGCCAACAACGCAAACGTTTTTTGAATCATGCCCAGGAAGGCTACCAATTGCTGGCCGGCATCGAGCCGCTGCACCACGCCGCCGAACTGGTGGCCCACCAATACGAATATTACGACGGTTCCGGCTACCCGGCCGGCCTGGCGGGGGCGGCGATACCGCTGGGCAGCCGGATTTTGACGGTGATTCGCGAATACATCACGATGCTGGACGGCAGTATCACCGGCAGCACGATGAGCACGGAACAGGTTAAAGCCCGGCTACTGTCGAAAAAAGGCATTCATTACGATCCGCAGGTGGTCGATACTTTTCTGGCTGTACTGGAGGAAACCCGGGCCAACGACGAGCGGCCGGTGATCGAAATATCCTGGACCCAACTGCAAGCCGGCATGGAAGCGGCGGAAGTGCTATGCAACGACGTGCTTTATCTGAAAGATCAAATTCTGACCGACAAACACGTCGAAGACATCCTCGGCTTGCGCAAGCACGGCAAGAGCCTGGTGTTGCGGGTCAGGCTGGGGCAGGGGCAGGGGCAGGGGCACTAG
- a CDS encoding cobalamin B12-binding domain-containing protein, translated as MLEAYIQAYNDAVFETDKQTALNVVNRALQEGFSAEDIVFKLVIPAVEQMMAFIEQDPDANLAQHFMTAQIAADVTEKMLEKFSKPPEMIGRVVIGAAYGDLHSLGKRIVSGCLKSLMVDVVDLGSNVSAERFVDAAVAEQAQVIAISAMMVHTAIGENGSLKVRALLKERGLEDRIKLAVGGAPYRFDTELYLKVGADAWAADGVNAAKTIVELIREVKP; from the coding sequence ATGCTTGAGGCCTACATTCAAGCTTACAACGACGCGGTGTTCGAAACCGACAAACAAACCGCGCTCAACGTTGTCAACCGGGCGCTGCAGGAAGGCTTCAGCGCCGAAGACATCGTGTTCAAGCTGGTGATTCCGGCCGTCGAACAAATGATGGCCTTCATCGAACAAGACCCCGACGCCAATCTGGCCCAACACTTCATGACCGCGCAGATCGCCGCGGACGTCACCGAAAAAATGCTGGAAAAATTCAGCAAGCCGCCGGAAATGATAGGCCGGGTCGTGATCGGCGCCGCCTACGGCGATCTGCATTCGCTCGGTAAACGCATCGTCTCCGGTTGCCTGAAGTCGTTGATGGTCGATGTCGTCGATCTCGGCTCCAACGTCAGCGCCGAGCGTTTCGTCGATGCCGCGGTGGCCGAGCAGGCGCAGGTCATCGCTATTTCGGCGATGATGGTACACACCGCGATCGGCGAAAACGGCAGCCTGAAGGTGAGGGCGCTGCTGAAGGAGCGCGGCTTGGAAGATCGGATCAAACTGGCGGTGGGCGGCGCGCCTTACCGTTTCGACACCGAGCTTTATTTGAAGGTCGGCGCCGACGCCTGGGCCGCCGACGGCGTCAATGCCGCCAAAACCATTGTCGAACTGATCCGCGAGGTGAAACCGTGA
- a CDS encoding bacteriohemerythrin has translation MSILTWNDQLLVGLDSVDGQHQKLVELINKLDELVAVGGDSESMVATVGELADYTAYHFRHEEELMAAADFNPELFAKHSKEHREFVDKIRGVQSEAEHDRSAISRDLLDFLVDWLCHHILKTDKLMAISLNKGVDAAGIELDRREHLDVLHSNLYSALRESEERFKDLADNLPALIWITNAKHMPIFCNRFWFKSFGLQRNELEKQRWMGVIHPEDRAQVMAAYGKAAGEQTKLKIEYRLLGAESKITWILETAAPRIRRNGEFAGLMGCGMDITLRKKAEAALSKLNQKLEAQVAARTRELTATNQNLEREKNQQIELNRQLQEAQTHLVQAEKMASIGQLAAGVAHEINNPLGYIYSNLNTLQEYIGELAFAATLAERLAENLPAGDPVAAEFRAFKKRVDLDFIKADAADLVLESLEGATRAKNIVQDLRDFSRIDRQEQAVFDLEAGLDSTLNIVNNELKYKAEVVKQYGGVKPFACVGAQLNQVFMNLLVNAAQAIPDFGKITIRTGYRGGDRVFVEIADTGSGMSDEVKAKIFDPFFTTKPVGKGTGLGLSLSYKIVKDHQGDIQVDSAPGQGTVFRILLPLPSANLAP, from the coding sequence ATGAGTATTTTGACCTGGAACGATCAGTTGCTCGTCGGCCTGGATAGCGTCGACGGCCAGCACCAGAAGCTGGTGGAGCTGATCAACAAGCTGGACGAACTGGTGGCGGTGGGCGGCGACAGCGAGAGTATGGTCGCGACGGTCGGCGAACTGGCCGACTACACCGCCTACCATTTTCGCCACGAAGAGGAATTGATGGCCGCCGCCGATTTCAACCCGGAGCTGTTTGCCAAACACAGCAAGGAACACCGCGAATTCGTCGACAAAATCCGCGGGGTGCAGAGCGAGGCCGAGCACGACCGTTCGGCGATTTCCCGCGACTTGCTGGACTTTTTGGTCGACTGGCTGTGCCACCATATTCTGAAGACCGACAAACTGATGGCGATCAGTTTGAACAAGGGCGTGGATGCCGCCGGGATCGAACTCGACCGCCGCGAACACCTGGACGTGCTACACAGCAACCTGTATTCGGCGTTGCGGGAAAGCGAGGAGCGATTCAAAGACCTGGCAGACAATCTGCCGGCGCTGATCTGGATCACCAACGCCAAGCATATGCCGATATTTTGCAACCGGTTCTGGTTCAAATCCTTCGGCTTGCAGCGTAACGAACTGGAAAAACAGCGTTGGATGGGGGTGATTCATCCGGAAGACCGGGCGCAGGTCATGGCCGCTTACGGCAAGGCCGCCGGCGAACAAACCAAGTTAAAGATCGAGTACCGCCTGCTCGGCGCGGAAAGCAAAATCACCTGGATCCTGGAAACCGCAGCGCCCCGCATTCGCCGCAACGGCGAATTCGCCGGCTTGATGGGCTGCGGCATGGATATCACCTTGCGCAAAAAGGCCGAAGCCGCATTGTCCAAGCTGAACCAGAAACTGGAGGCGCAGGTCGCGGCGCGGACCCGGGAGCTGACTGCAACCAACCAAAACCTGGAACGGGAAAAAAACCAGCAAATCGAGCTTAACCGGCAGTTGCAGGAAGCGCAGACGCATTTGGTCCAGGCCGAAAAAATGGCGTCGATCGGCCAGTTGGCGGCCGGCGTTGCCCACGAAATCAACAATCCGCTCGGTTATATTTATTCCAACCTGAATACCTTGCAGGAGTACATCGGAGAATTGGCGTTTGCGGCCACTCTGGCCGAGCGCTTGGCCGAAAATTTACCCGCGGGCGATCCGGTCGCCGCCGAATTCCGCGCCTTTAAAAAACGGGTCGATCTTGACTTCATCAAAGCGGACGCGGCCGACCTGGTCCTGGAATCGTTGGAGGGTGCCACCCGCGCCAAAAACATCGTCCAGGACCTGCGCGATTTCTCCCGCATCGACCGGCAGGAGCAAGCCGTGTTCGATCTGGAGGCCGGTTTGGACTCTACACTGAACATCGTCAACAACGAGTTGAAATACAAGGCGGAAGTCGTCAAACAATACGGCGGCGTCAAGCCTTTCGCCTGCGTCGGCGCCCAGCTCAACCAGGTATTCATGAACTTGCTGGTCAACGCCGCCCAGGCCATCCCGGATTTCGGCAAAATTACCATACGCACCGGCTACCGCGGCGGCGACCGGGTTTTTGTCGAGATTGCCGACACCGGCAGCGGCATGAGCGACGAGGTCAAAGCCAAGATTTTCGATCCGTTTTTTACCACCAAGCCGGTCGGTAAGGGGACCGGCTTGGGTTTGTCGCTATCCTATAAAATTGTCAAAGACCACCAGGGCGACATTCAGGTCGATTCGGCTCCGGGCCAAGGCACGGTGTTCCGAATCCTGCTGCCGCTACCTTCCGCCAACCTCGCGCCCTAA